One region of Cryptosporidium parvum Iowa II chromosome 4, whole genome shotgun sequence genomic DNA includes:
- a CDS encoding Ser/Thr protein kinase, which translates to MEDNIEIYSEIRWLFDGYLSSDLSELRTENNEFDKRTSKDSLTDFLSPVESSIGTKTFENISRSSSVSYKSKNEEDSDRNEYEFESDGEDGEEYYLDSDSNSDKDIEDNNNNNNNNNNKECSPTKNQLVIKHRQINDILINLIKKKNKFESHNFIYHIIKLLGYGYYGTVFLAKMREKEENSNDHLVALKIINFEQIKTDSYHSENHNTTVDIIDQLNDEINILVTMKNHTNVINYIESFYINPHYLAFVTDYISGYTLRDIYKSYGPFSENLICFICEPILKVLNILNNYNYRYKRIHKDIKSNNIMIDYNTCQVKLLDFGVSQILDSVLYHTPKISSGTLQWMSPELIQSKDYDHLTDIWSLGITLLELSTGHIPNIYEIFLPSNNSSNYIDLTHNTTENEKTLEMYIKLLIKENESCCNTNPNKSTSDKEVVNQNQNDHQLIQRNNSIINKIKSFSKNYSDFLNNMLIINPKERPDSYKLLQHPFILSKKKSIKIFNNNFQNIEKELYYFNNSFNIIEFFKQKIIPRIVPNIFYLSKNTSEETVHVNNSQKQNKSMEKINFNYIQDNNNYDYNDNEQSSIKFSLSDSDSDDNINNNSF; encoded by the coding sequence ATGgaagataatattgaaatatattcagaAATCAGGTGGTTATTTGATGGCTATCTTTCTAGTGATCTTTCTGAATTAAGaactgaaaataatgaatttgataaaagaACCAGCAAAGATTCCCTTACAGATTTTCTTTCTCCTGTAGAATCTTCAATTGGAACAAAaacatttgaaaatatCAGTCGCTCAAGTAGTGTTTCTTACAAAAGCAAAAATGAGGAGGATTCAGATAGAAATGaatatgaatttgaatctgATGGAGAGGATGGAGAAGAATATTACTTAGATTCTGACTCAAATTCTGataaagatattgaagataataataataataataataataataataataaagagtGTTCTCCAACCAAAAATCAATTGGTTATTAAACATCGacaaattaatgatatattaattaatttaataaaaaaaaagaacaaGTTTGAGTCTcataatttcatttatcATATCATTAAGTTACTTGGATATGGATATTATGGTACTGTATTTTTGGCAAAAATgagagaaaaagaagaaaattcaaatgatCATTTGGTAGCTTTAAAAATCATCAATTTTGAGCAAATAAAAACCGATAGTTATCATTCAGAAAATCACAATACTACTgttgatattattgatcaacttaatgatgaaattaatatccTTGTAACTATGAAAAATCACACAAATGTAATTAACTATATTGAATCATTCTACATTAATCCACATTATCTTGCATTTGTTACTGATTATATTTCTGGATATACTCTAAGagatatttataaatcATATGGACCATTTTCTGAGAACCTTATATGTTTTATTTGCGAACCAATTCTTAaagttttaaatattttaaacaaTTATAATTACAGATATAAAAGAATTCACAAGGATATTAagtcaaataatattatgaTTGATTATAATACATGCCAAGTTAAGCTCTTAGATTTTGGTGTTTCACAAATTCTTGATTCCGTTTTATATCATACACCTAAAATCTCATCTGGTACTTTACAATGGATGTCTCctgaattaattcaatCCAAAGATTATGACCATTTAACTGATATTTGGTCACTTGGTATAACTTTACTTGAACTATCTACTGGCCATATTCCCAATATTTATGAAATCTTTCTACcatcaaataattcatccaattatattgatttaaCTCATAATACTACAGAGAATGAAAAAACTTTAGAAATGTatatcaaattattaataaaagaaaacgAATCTTGTTGTAATACTAATCCTAATAAATCCACATCAGATAAAGAAGTAGTCAAccaaaatcaaaatgatcatcaattaattcaacgaaataattctattattaataaaattaaatcattttcaaagaattattCTGATTTTCTCAATAATATGCTCATCATTAATCCAAAAGAACGACCAGACTCTTACAAACTTCTTCAACATCCTTTCATTCTTagtaaaaagaaaagtattaaaatattcaataataattttcaaaatattgaaaaagaactttattattttaataatagttttaatattattgaattcttcaaacaaaaaattatacCAAGAATTGTTcctaatattttttatctttCGAAAAATACAAGTGAAGAAACTGTTCATGTTAACAATTCccaaaaacaaaataaaagtatggaaaaaatcaattttaattatatacaagataataataattatgactataatgataatgaacaatcaagtattaaattttcattatctgATTCAGATAGtgatgataatattaataataattctttttag
- a CDS encoding chromodomain-helicase-DNA-binding'multidomain chromatin protein with the following architecture: chromo-bromo-chromo-SNF2 ATpase', whose translation MITSEGNHNNSINSESLQNGNLNQTDSVMQGFPTNSNINSEGISNLGEGLDTSNTGESLNKKPRMDEQIGIGLSNEITSNCSNFDQNNNSQYTSAIETSASVVPGSIESTNQQNISTVDASSSLAVSSNSGVDSTQTQEAPPEPPKKRGRGRPRINREALAAAAAAAAANNAASSTIQNNNIIQREPSTRRKGAGLGSLIAAEVNSRRSFADDDDDDDEDFEDGDLRADGENTDNDDGEELPQRFVLTPIVEKFLKRRPQMKHKEKEGAEHDKAKNAHSTGDTVVAGGAEERDSASPSIKRRVLHTNTSQRRIPRGKIPYEYLVKYHHQSYSQCKWISEDDIDNDPDPKVRIKYLRYIQRLEQRGVEGIDATAYIEDVPELQYIDGDIERIVDCTDVFRSLYPMKAAEIGRNEWYIYCLKIIDALVCFDRKGVKYGIPFLRPVDPNMDGASDYYSVISRPMDFTTVQTKLYLRIYSQPQEFWSDVQQIFTNCFHYNSVDSDIYVQGKLLKALFDKLYGEWALLSRQTQEDLVKQKSEESPKEWLDDQTVTIETAIQHVTFRDLLALPKRPIMYFAKWKHLSFADNTWEHEVDITDSSKILQFHRFVRVPEYITTAHNGPAAIAYDLYKRMISETYTYIRHTFSWMNNQFGMKLIAPQAPAYITPNSGGGNNQDSDDSDDDNHVPYATKKKSKNRYSIRTYVPTTFSNLPQLTSAISIYGHHHSNHQPQQNRSNYGQRQQNYGGHQNLQRQFPSQNLGNSSSSSNMAQINKIIDSSILDEIKVSSDGTMNKNAIAATQKLLQMITTNNSNAANALSMAMNNPAVAGLVGKLLQNINQNNSQTQAKSEPENAQSLSTSTTGCSSSAQVLPNNSSNTMVDKLSVSNSITNNTCSINNNIVHSGITSESSTCFNNGNMVIAPNQGEASGQHIDSGNYNTESNMPMQSFSNHDHKHEQWGGSNIRDNNSNNNSVINSDISTNLCKNPNPGFMESNSQMKIDNFDYKISIDQMGNNTSNNNQSNHTNYVSNVMGGNHTHQESLAPDCVEENINRGEAYIIRDDSLVGNPGADNSGVGISREGILSFGQGGAIDQGEDMIINQKENYNMVSSTMTDHHDGNGCDSMTKTINDTDLFFNVNTDNPDVIKCMPPTDDSNVPLCDGEVKLSNESLELMVFKNIEIPSSMELYDKLELEEFCGIVSLENDYQSDGNEEILSYRILDNVQDFCDGMVYKEDTGNVTKVDDTNALIQAKAEGVSVVGDMSSSVDQAQVKIDENEKDLKNVSELKDETNGENIVTENTNHPMGLASLLANNKIAELYCNQKRPPPPPPGVSRHYPVSPIFKNGYQLFDYQLAGLNWLLQLWSEGRNGILADEMGLGKTMQTMSFVWHLVYKEKLRGPFLVVAPLSTLDHWKRTFEDWTDLNVVSYYDEGGRNGRDLLRHYEFYHQCLQFDMRGRGRSSSYNSFGGNIKHYGYSNEPRLVQTQHYKFHVLLTSYEILLADADILCTMPWQFVIIDEAHRLKNRGAKTLQVFKSIACRHILLLSGTPVQNNTEELWPLLNYIEPIKFASIEAFTQEFGELQTSGQVSALHELLRPHLLRRVKEDVMKEIPPLEETIIDVELTTAQKAYYRAIFERNRAFLCKNVGLGGKRSGSNAPIPSLMNVEVELRKCCNHPFQVVGVEEREVALCKTSEERYKKMIELSGKMVLMGKLLPKLKAEGHRVLIFSQFIQTLTLLEELVEHHGWGYERLDGSIRGTDRNAAITRFNAEDSDKFVFLLSTRAGGLGINLTSADTVIIFDSDWNPQNDVQACARAHRIGQTRDVKVYRLITARTYEAEMFERAGRKLGLNTAVFHKGAFREENNSNTVNGIGTSGEPTKQEIEDLLKHGAYYLLEGSEASRQFQESDIDEILSKNSRLVRYQLSGKNSSFSKTSFRSDNALPDLDVNDPDFWKKVLGDSSVSSFLVQLQSGSAIRDDESREKFIQDLADAVDGAAALDSLDPLIEALVQVTNMREFSELQRQKAEDLLANVQDIVKTLQPNNENIDENDEDNLETDGRSKSRKKSRRATRAKEFTIDNYVLDEYIDGEMEDSMNGPGNHVDGRGRKSKGKKGGGRKSNASASGKFNNYDISDEDDDDLNDESFEPVKPTKSRERKGTGRGGRANSSKTSSNNATGGNNSSGEQDGNQNFAETSVDGTNTLSNGARQSKKRKSTNSNNLNTGDDILEEKEQTSNNSPANNTVAKRRNRRDSAAAMLALLTAKIAKDEDEDEDEADEDEL comes from the coding sequence ATGATTACTTCCGAGGGTAATCacaataattcaattaattcagaatCCCTACAAAATGGGAACCTTAACCAAACAGATTCAGTAATGCAAGGTTTCCCCACAAATTCAAACATAAATTCTGAAGGTATCTCTAATCTGGGAGAGGGGCTTGACACTTCAAACACTGGAGAAAGTCTTAATAAAAAGCCTAGAATGGATGAGCAAATTGGGATAGGTTTGAGCAATGAAATAACCTCTAATTGTTCAAATTTCGATCAGAATAATAACTCACAATATACATCAGCAATAGAAACATCTGCATCAGTAGTGCCAGGATCTATAGAATCTACAAATCAACAAAATATAAGTACTGTAGATGCCTCTTCATCTTTGGCagtttcttcaaattccGGAGTTGATTCAACACAGACTCAAGAAGCTCCCCCAGAGCCTCCCAAGAAGAGAGGAAGAGGACGTCCAAGAATTAATAGAGAAGCTTTGGCAGCAGCAGCTGCTGCTGCTGCTGCAAATAATGCAGCAAGCAGCACTatccaaaataataatattattcagaGAGAACCAAGTACAAGGAGAAAAGGAGCTGGTCTCGGAAGTTTGATAGCAGCGGAGGTAAACTCCAGAAGATCTTTTGCAGATGacgatgatgatgatgatgaagattttgaagatgGAGATTTACGTGCAGATGGTGAGAACActgataatgatgatggTGAAGAGTTACCTCAAAGATTTGTATTAACTCCAATTGTTGAGAAGTTTCTTAAAAGACGTCCTCAAATGAAGCATAAAGAGAAGGAAGGCGCTGAGCACGATAAAGCAAAAAACGCACATTCAACTGGAGATACAGTAGTAGCTGGAGGTGCTGAAGAGAGAGATTCAGCCTCACCATCAATCAAAAGAAGAGTATTACACACCAATACAAGCCAGAGGCGCATTCCAAGAGGAAAGATTCCCTATGAATACCTTGTaaaatatcatcatcagaGCTATTCTCAATGCAAATGGATAAGTGAGGACGATATAGATAACGATCCTGATCCAAAAGTCAGAATAAAATATCTCAGGTATATACAGAGACTAGAACAAAGAGGTGTTGAGGGGATAGATGCTACCGCATATATTGAAGATGTCCCAGAATTGCAATATATTGATGGAGATATTGAGAGAATTGTTGATTGTACAGACGTTTTCAGATCATTATATCCAATGAAAGCAGCAGAGATTGGTAGAAATGAATGGTACATCTATTGTCTAAAGATTATTGACGCTTTGGTATGCTTTGATAGGAAAGGGGTAAAGTATGGTATTCCATTTTTGCGTCCTGTAGACCCGAATATGGATGGGGCTTCTGATTATTATTCAGTGATTTCTCGTCCGATGGATTTTACTACAGTACAGACAAAGCTTTATTTACGTATATATTCTCAACCTCAAGAATTTTGGAGTGATGTTCAACAGATCTTTACGAATTGCTTCCATTATAACTCTGTAGATAGTGATATCTATGTTCAGGGGAAGTTACTAAAAGCTCTTTTTGATAAGTTATATGGAGAATGGGCTTTACTCTCCAGACAAACTCAGGAGGATCTGGTTAAACAGAAGAGTGAAGAATCTCCAAAAGAATGGCTTGATGATCAGACAGTTACTATAGAAACTGCAATCCAACATGTAACATTCAGAGATTTACTTGCCTTACCTAAGAGACCAATTATGTACTTTGCAAAATGGAAACATCTTTCATTTGCTGATAATACTTGGGAACACGAGGTCGATATTACAGATAGTAGTAAGATTCTCCAGTTCCATCGTTTCGTTAGAGTTCCAGAATATATCACAACAGCTCATAATGGGCCAGCAGCCATAGCTTATGACCTTTATAAGCGAATGATTTCTGAAACTTATACCTATATTAGACATACATTTTCATGGATGAATAACCAATTTGGAATGAAACTAATAGCTCCTCAGGCACCAGCCTATATTACTCCAAATAGTGGAGGCGGAAATAACCAAGATTCTGATGATtctgatgatgataatcATGTTCCATATGCTACAAAGAAGAAATCTAAGAATAGATATTCTATTAGAACATATGTACCAACAACATTCTCCAATCTCCCACAGTTAACTAGTGCAATTTCTATTTATGGCCATCACCATAGTAACCACCAACCTCAACAAAATAGAAGTAATTATGGACAAAGACAGCAAAATTATGGAGGCCATCAGAATCTACAAAGGCAATTTCCAAGCCAGAATTTGGGTAATTCCTCATCTTCCTCAAATATGGCTCAAATAAACAAGATTATTGATAGCAGCATTTTGGACGAAATTAAAGTTAGCTCTGATGGAACCATGAACAAGAATGCCATAGCTGCAACTCAAAAACTATTACAGATGATCACAACAAACAATTCAAATGCAGCTAATGCCTTGAGTATGGCAATGAATAACCCAGCAGTTGCTGGACTTGTTGGAAAACTTCTACAgaatataaatcaaaataactCGCAAACCCAAGCTAAGAGCGAGCCGGAAAACGCTCAATCATTATCTACCTCTACTACTGGATGTTCTTCTTCAGCACAAGTTTTACCAAATAACTCTTCCAACACTATGGTTGATAAACTTTCTGTTTCAAATAGcattacaaataatacatGCAGcataaataataacattgTTCATTCTGGAATAACCTCTGAATCCTCTACATGTTTCAATAATGGCAATATGGTTATTGCACCAAACCAAGGAGAAGCTTCAGGCCAACACATAGACTCTGGAAACTATAACACCGAAAGTAACATGCCAATGCAATCTTTCTCAAACCACGATCACAAACATGAGCAGTGGGGTGGCTCAAATATTAGggataataatagtaataacaATTCAGTAATCAATAGTGATATCTCTACAAATCTATGCAAGAATCCAAACCCTGGATTTATGGAGTCTAACTCTCAAATGAAGATAGACAATTTTGACTATAAAATTTCGATTGATCAAATGGGTAACAACACTTCTAATAACAATCAAAGTAATCATACAAATTACGTGTCAAATGTGATGGGTGGTAACCACACACACCAAGAAAGTTTGGCGCCAGATTGCGTGGAGGAGAATATAAATAGAGGAGAAGCATATATAATAAGAGATGATAGCTTAGTAGGAAATCCAGGCGCTGATAATTCGGGAGTTGGGATAAGTAGAGAAGGAATTTTAAGCTTTGGACAAGGTGGTGCAATCGATCAGGGGGAAGACATGATTATAAACCAGAAGGAGAATTATAATATGGTGTCGAGTACAATGACTGACCATCACGATGGAAATGGTTGTGACAGTATGACAAAGACAATTAATGATACAGATTTGTTTTTCAATGTGAATACGGATAATCCAGATGTAATTAAGTGTATGCCTCCAACTGATGACTCAAATGTTCCATTATGCGATGGAGAAGTTAAGCTTAGCAATGAGAGTTTGGAGTTGATggttttcaaaaatattgagaTACCCTCCAGTATGGAGCTTTATGATAAACTAGAGTTAGAGGAATTCTGTGGGATAGTGTCTCTGGAGAATGACTATCAATCTGATGGGAACGAAGAAATTCTCTCATATAGAATTCTGGATAATGTACAAGACTTTTGCGATGGTATGGTTTATAAGGAAGATACTGGGAATGTAACAAAAGTCGATGATACTAATGCTTTAATTCAAGCAAAAGCTGAAGGAGTCTCTGTGGTGGGAGATATGTCTTCAAGTGTCGATCAAGCACAAGTTAAgattgatgaaaatgaaaaagattTGAAAAACGTATCAGAGCTCAAAGATGAAACAAATGGTGAGAATATTGTAACTGAAAATACAAACCATCCAATGGGTCTTGCTAGTTTGCTTGCAAATAATAAGATTGCAGAACTTTACTGCAACCAGAAACGCCCTCCCCCGCCTCCTCCAGGAGTTTCCCGACATTATCCAGTCTCCccaattttcaaaaatggATACCAACTTTTTGATTACCAATTAGCAGGTCTAAACTGGCTTCTACAACTTTGGTCAGAAGGAAGAAATGGTATATTGGCAGACGAAATGGGTTTGGGAAAGACAATGCAAACAATGTCATTCGTTTGGCATTTAGTTTACAAGGAGAAACTTAGGGGTCCTTTTCTGGTTGTTGCTCCACTTTCTACTCTAGATCACTGGAAACGAACTTTTGAAGATTGGACTGATCTAAATGTGGTTTCATATTATGATGAGGGTGGTAGAAATGGACGAGATTTGCTTCGTCATTATGAGTTTTACCATCAATGCCTTCAATTTGATATGAGAGGAAGGGGAAGAAGTAGTAGCTATAATAGTTTTGGTGGGAATATTAAACATTATGGCTATTCTAACGAACCTCGTCTAGTTCAGACTCAACATTATAAGTTCCATGTTTTACTTACTTCATATGAAATTCTCCTTGCAGACGCTGATATTTTATGCACAATGCCCTGGCAGTTTGTAATTATAGACGAAGCTCACAGACTAAAAAATAGAGGCGCCAAAACTCTACAAGTCTTTAAGAGTATTGCATGCAGACATATTCTTTTACTTTCCGGAACTCCTGTCCAAAATAACACAGAGGAGCTTTGGCCTCTACTTAATTATATTGAGCCTATTAAATTCGCAAGTATTGAGGCCTTTACTCAAGAATTTGGAGAACTTCAAACAAGTGGTCAGGTCTCTGCTCTACACGAACTTTTACGCCCACATCTACTCAGAAGAGTCAAAGAAGACGTTATGAAGGAAATTCCTCCTTTAGAGGAGACAATTATTGATGTTGAACTTACTACTGCTCAGAAAGCTTATTATAGAGCTATCTTCGAGAGAAACCGTGCTTTCTTGTGCAAAAATGTGGGATTAGGCGGGAAAAGGTCAGGAAGCAATGCACCAATACCCTCTTTAATGAATGTTGAAGTAGAGTTGAGGAAATGTTGTAATCATCCTTTCCAGGTTGTTGGAGTAGAAGAGAGAGAAGTTGCTTTATGTAAGACTTCAGAAGAAAGGTATAAGAAAATGATAGAATTGAGTGGAAAGATGGTATTAATGGGTAAACTTTTACCAAAGCTTAAAGCAGAAGGACATAGAGTGCTAATATTTAGTCAATTTATTCAAACTTTGACTTTATTAGAGGAGTTAGTGGAACATCATGGATGGGGATATGAAAGACTTGATGGTAGTATTCGTGGTACTGACAGGAATGCAGCAATTACAAGATTTAATGCAGAAGACTCTGacaaatttgtatttttactttcaaCTAGAGCTGGAGGTTTAGGAATCAATTTAACATCTGCCGACActgtaattatttttgattctGATTGGAACCCACAAAATGATGTTCAAGCCTGTGCTAGAGCGCATAGAATTGGACAAACAAGAGATGTTAAAGTTTATAGATTGATAACAGCAAGAACATATGAAGCTGAAATGTTCGAAAGAGCTGGTAGGAAATTAGGACTGAATACTGCAGTGTTTCATAAAGGAGCATTTAGAGAGGAgaataattctaatactGTCAATGGTATTGGTACAAGTGGTGAGCCAACAAAacaagaaattgaagatttgCTTAAACATGGAGCTTATTATCTATTAGAAGGTAGTGAGGCTTCAAGGCAATTCCAAGAAAGTGATATAGATGAGATTTTGAGTAAAAATTCTCGTCTTGTTAGATATCAATTAAGTGGAAagaattcttcatttagtAAAACAAGCTTTAGAAGTGATAATGCACTTCCTGATTTGGATGTTAATGACCCAGATTTTTGGAAGAAAGTATTAGGAGATAGCAGTGTTTCATCATTCCTAGTCCAGCTACAAAGTGGAAGTGCTATTAGGGATGATGAAAGTAGGGAAAAGTTTATTCAGGATCTTGCTGATGCAGTTGATGGTGCAGCAGCTTTAGATAGTTTGGATCCACTAATTGAAGCTTTGGTCCAAGTTACAAATATGAGAGAGTTTTCTGAGCTACAGCGTCAAAAGGCTGAAGATTTACTTGCTAATGTTCAGGATATTGTTAAGACTTTGCAGCCAAATAATGAgaatattgatgaaaatgatgaagataaCTTGGAGACTGATGGTAGAAGTAAGTCCCgtaaaaaatcaagaagAGCTACCAGAGCTAAAGAGTTTACAATTGATAACTATGTTCTTgatgaatatattgatgGGGAAATGGAAGATTCTATGAATGGTCCAGGAAACCACGTCGATGGAAGAGGTAGGAAATCGAAAGGAAAGAAAGGTGGAGGAAGAAAAAGCAATGCTTCAGCTTCAGGaaagtttaataattatgatATTTCTGATGAAGACGATgatgatttaaatgatgAATCGTTTGAACCTGTTAAACCAACAAAATCTAGAGAGAGAAAAGGTACTGGGAGAGGGGGAAGAGCTAATTCATCTAAAacttcttcaaataatgcaACAGGAGGTAATAATAGTAGTGGCGAACAAGATGgtaatcaaaattttgCAGAAACATCAGTAGACGGAACGAATACTCTGTCAAATGGAGCAAGACAATCAAAGAAGAGAAAGTCAACGAACTCTAATAATCTAAATACTGGAGATGATATACTGGAAGAGAAGGAACAAACTTCCAATAATTCTCCTGCTAATAATACTGTAGCAAAACGAAGAAATAGAAGAGATTCTGCTGCTGCTATGCTTGCATTACTTACTGCAAAAATTGcaaaagatgaagatgaagatgaagatgaagcTGATGAGGATGAATTATAA